One genomic region from Dermacentor albipictus isolate Rhodes 1998 colony unplaced genomic scaffold, USDA_Dalb.pri_finalv2 scaffold_13, whole genome shotgun sequence encodes:
- the LOC135917811 gene encoding uncharacterized protein isoform X1 has translation MCFGVSGFWRAFSLSALSTRAAIARRFEANGGGVAMSTSKDGDFAIVKFPDEGDAVAVVRRSWIRDGMCMWPQKAKNVQEMVRSCTEPGSGWIQTTCVVLGMYDNYKEARNKLSKAELTSNLDTDPDEPRRRKKKRQFDSSSDESVEPYSLPTPPTPPRMPFAACELLSDSQEESLPCSAGASTAMWVKQPKKQPLVKRRKGPLTQISAATGSKASPRHCTAPAGTSRHSSQSNEVAKEST, from the exons ATGTGTTTCGGCGTGTCCGGCTTTTGGCGGGCTTTTAGTTTGTCTGCGTTGTCTACGCGCGCCGCGATTGCAAGACGCTTTGAAGCGAACGGCGGTGGCGTGGCCATGAGCACGTCCAAAG ATGGAGATTTTGCCATTGTCAAGTTTCCTGATGAAGGAGATGCTGTTGCTGTGGTACGACGCAGCTGGATACGTGATGGAATGTGTATGTGGCCACAAAAGGCTAAAAATGTGCAAGAGATGGTGAGAAGCTGCACTGAGCCAGGTTCAGGATGGATTCAAACCACATGTGTGGTTCTTGGTATGTATG ATAATTATAAAGAAGCAAGAAATAAGCTCTCCAAAGCAGAGCTCACGTCAAACTTGGATACAGACCCTGACGAGccaaggaggaggaagaaaaagcGGCAGTTCGATAGCAGCTCAGATGAGTCTGTTGAGCCATACAGTCTTCCAACTCCACCAACACCTCCCAGAATGCCTTTTGCAGCCTGTGAACTGCTAAGTG ATTCACAAGAGGAGTCTCTTCCTTGCAGTGCCGGTGCCTCGACAGCTATGTGG GTAAAGCAGCCAAAGAAGCAACCTTTAGTGAAAAGAAGAAAGGGCCCACTCACCCAGATTTCAGCAGCTACCG GCAGCAAGGCCTCTCCTCGTCACTGCACTGCTCCTGCTGGGACATCGCGCCACAGCAGCCAGAGTAACGAG GTTGCTAAAGAATCTACGTGA
- the LOC135917811 gene encoding uncharacterized protein isoform X2 gives MCFGVSGFWRAFSLSALSTRAAIARRFEANGGGVAMSTSKDGDFAIVKFPDEGDAVAVVRRSWIRDGMCMWPQKAKNVQEMVRSCTEPGSGWIQTTCVVLGMYDNYKEARNKLSKAELTSNLDTDPDEPRRRKKKRQFDSSSDESVEPYSLPTPPTPPRMPFAACELLSGKAAKEATFSEKKKGPTHPDFSSYRQQGLSSSLHCSCWDIAPQQPE, from the exons ATGTGTTTCGGCGTGTCCGGCTTTTGGCGGGCTTTTAGTTTGTCTGCGTTGTCTACGCGCGCCGCGATTGCAAGACGCTTTGAAGCGAACGGCGGTGGCGTGGCCATGAGCACGTCCAAAG ATGGAGATTTTGCCATTGTCAAGTTTCCTGATGAAGGAGATGCTGTTGCTGTGGTACGACGCAGCTGGATACGTGATGGAATGTGTATGTGGCCACAAAAGGCTAAAAATGTGCAAGAGATGGTGAGAAGCTGCACTGAGCCAGGTTCAGGATGGATTCAAACCACATGTGTGGTTCTTGGTATGTATG ATAATTATAAAGAAGCAAGAAATAAGCTCTCCAAAGCAGAGCTCACGTCAAACTTGGATACAGACCCTGACGAGccaaggaggaggaagaaaaagcGGCAGTTCGATAGCAGCTCAGATGAGTCTGTTGAGCCATACAGTCTTCCAACTCCACCAACACCTCCCAGAATGCCTTTTGCAGCCTGTGAACTGCTAAGTG GTAAAGCAGCCAAAGAAGCAACCTTTAGTGAAAAGAAGAAAGGGCCCACTCACCCAGATTTCAGCAGCTACCG GCAGCAAGGCCTCTCCTCGTCACTGCACTGCTCCTGCTGGGACATCGCGCCACAGCAGCCAGAGTAA